From the Lolium rigidum isolate FL_2022 chromosome 2, APGP_CSIRO_Lrig_0.1, whole genome shotgun sequence genome, one window contains:
- the LOC124690005 gene encoding transcription factor SPEECHLESS-like, which yields MEDGGLCKLFADDCESWQAASVDADDLVGILETWEECINGLGGGRDSVVPGAAAAFSRPSSVAVVGPAGAVASAMCARPTLGARRREADDEKSKGAPVRKKTKGSTSAAMVATAVDDTVDEGAAKMCHITVERNRRKQMNENLAVLRTLMPCFYVKRGDQASVIGGVVDYIKELQQVLHSLEAKKHRKVYAEQVLSPRPATSRAPSPRPPPLTLSPRPFIIKSMQRPLSPRLAVPISPGTPTPGCPYKPYLPHFNAYISPAMTPTTSSSSSSHAYDIVPVPRPYLPTLDSIVTELAAARPTGILLPDVKVEFAGPNLVLKTMSRRAPGQVLKIIAVLERLSLEIIHVSISAVHDATLHSFTIKIGIECEISAEELVHEIRQTFL from the exons ATGGAGGACGGCGGCCTGTGTAAGCTCTTTGCCGACGACTGTGAGTCCTGGCAAGCAGCGTCCGTAGACGCGGACGACCTGGTCGGCATTCTCGAGACGTGGGAGGAGTGCATAAACGGCCTCGGCGGCGGCCGAGATAGCGTTGTGCCCGGCGCTGCTGCGGCGTTTAGCCGCCCGAGCAGTGTCGCCGTCGTCGGTCCTGCCGGTGCAGTGGCTAGCGCCATGTGTGCGAGGCCGACGCTGGGCGCCAGGCGCcgtgaagccgatgacgagaaatCTAAAGGAgctccggtgaggaagaagaccAAAGGATCGACGTCGGCTGCGATGGTGGCTACAGCGGTAGATGACACCGTGGACGAGGGAGCGGCGAAGATGTGCCACATCACGGTGGAGCGCAACCGGAGGAAGCAGATGAACGAGAACCTCGCCGTGCTACGCACTCTCATGCCTTGCTTCTATGTCAAGAGG GGAGACCAAGCATCCGTGATTGGAGGGGTGGTGGACTACATCAAGGAGCTGCAGCAAGTGCTTCACTCGCTGGAGGCGAAGAAGCACCGCAAAGTTTACGCCGAGCAGGTGCTCAGCCCGCGTCCAGCAACGTCAAGGGCGCCGAGCCCACGGCCACCACCTCTCACTCTCAGCCCGCGCCCGTTCATAATCAAGTCCATGCAACGGCCGCTCAGCCCGAGGCTCGCCGTGCCGATAAGCCCCGGCACGCCGACCCCGGGCTGCCCGTACAAGCCCTACCTGCCGCACTTCAATGCCTACATCTCGCCGGCCATGACGCCCACgacgtcctcctcttcgtcctcgcaCGCATATGATATCGTGCCGGTGCCGCGGCCTTACCTTCCAACCCTAGACAGCATCGTCACCGAGCTCGCCGCGGCCAGGCCCACGGGGATCCTCCTCCCTGACGTGAAGGTGGAGTTCGCCGGGCCGAACCTGGTGCTCAAGACCATGTCGCGCCGTGCGCCGGGGCAGGTGCTCAAGATCATCGCCGTGCTCGAGAGGCTGTCTCTCGAGATCATCCACGTCAGTATCAGCGCCGTCCACGACGCTACGCTGCACTCCTTCACTATCAAG ATTGGAATCGAGTGCGAGATTAGCGCCGAGGAGCTGGTGCATGAAATCCGGCAGACCTTCTTGTGA